A window from Pseudomonadota bacterium encodes these proteins:
- a CDS encoding DUF2934 domain-containing protein — protein MDYYDEIEKIAYEIFEREGMVHGRHFDHWIEAETIVKTRYKNKDKTGQNNTEALKPKKKAAAKAVTKKSEAKPKMAVKTAAKPKIKKTS, from the coding sequence ATGGATTATTATGATGAAATAGAAAAGATTGCCTATGAAATTTTTGAAAGAGAAGGCATGGTGCATGGAAGACATTTTGACCACTGGATTGAAGCAGAGACAATTGTAAAGACGAGATATAAAAACAAAGATAAAACCGGACAAAACAATACGGAAGCATTAAAACCGAAAAAAAAGGCAGCAGCAAAAGCAGTAACAAAAAAGAGCGAAGCCAAACCAAAAATGGCAGTTAAAACTGCTGCAAAACCAAAAATCAAAAAAACATCATAG
- the cysK gene encoding cysteine synthase A, with translation MSKIANNLTELIGRTPLLRLYKITAGIDAKIVGKIESFNPAGSVKDRIGYAMIKDAEDKGLITKDTVLIEPTSGNTGIALAFVSAAKGYRLILTMPDTMSVERRSLLKAYGAELVLTPGAQGMKGAIARAEELAKETPNSFIPQQFKNPANPAIHKATTAEEIWEDTDGEIDILIAGVGTGGTVTGVAEIIKARKPSFKAVAVEPYDSPVLSGGNPGPHKIQGIGAGFVPDVLNLKVIDEIFKVKNEEALDTARRLAKEEGLLVGISSGAATFAALQIGKRAENKGKLIVVIMPDTGERYLSTVLFQ, from the coding sequence ATGTCAAAGATTGCAAACAATTTAACAGAATTAATCGGAAGGACACCGCTTCTAAGACTTTACAAGATAACTGCCGGAATTGACGCCAAAATTGTAGGAAAGATCGAATCATTTAACCCGGCGGGGAGCGTAAAAGACCGCATAGGCTATGCAATGATCAAAGATGCGGAAGATAAGGGACTTATCACAAAAGATACGGTTCTTATTGAACCCACATCCGGCAATACAGGGATCGCTCTTGCCTTTGTCTCTGCAGCAAAGGGATACCGGCTTATTCTCACAATGCCCGATACGATGAGCGTTGAAAGAAGAAGTCTGCTGAAGGCATATGGAGCTGAATTAGTGTTAACTCCGGGTGCCCAAGGCATGAAAGGCGCAATAGCCAGGGCCGAAGAGCTTGCCAAAGAGACACCGAACTCATTTATCCCTCAGCAGTTCAAAAATCCTGCTAACCCTGCCATACACAAAGCAACTACCGCTGAGGAGATATGGGAGGATACGGATGGTGAAATTGATATACTTATAGCAGGCGTGGGTACCGGCGGCACCGTAACGGGTGTTGCCGAAATTATCAAAGCACGTAAACCCTCATTCAAAGCAGTTGCCGTAGAGCCATATGATTCTCCTGTACTTTCAGGCGGGAATCCCGGCCCACATAAAATACAGGGAATCGGTGCCGGTTTTGTACCTGATGTGCTGAATCTTAAGGTTATAGATGAAATCTTTAAAGTAAAGAACGAAGAAGCCCTTGATACCGCAAGAAGACTTGCGAAAGAAGAAGGTCTTCTTGTGGGTATCTCATCAGGCGCTGCCACGTTTGCCGCACTCCAGATCGGAAAGCGGGCCGAGAATAAGGGCAAGCTGATTGTAGTGATAATGCCGGATACGGGCGAACGTTATCTGAGCACTGTGCTGTTTCAGTAG